In one Bos mutus isolate GX-2022 chromosome 19, NWIPB_WYAK_1.1, whole genome shotgun sequence genomic region, the following are encoded:
- the METRNL gene encoding meteorin-like protein: protein MRGATRAAGGRAGQLWPRPPAPGPGPPPLLLLLAVLLGGAGAQYSSDLCSWKGSGLTHEAHRKEVEQVYLRCSAGTVEWMYPTGALIVNLRPNTFSPSRNLTLCIKPLRGSSGANIYLEKTGELKLLVRDGDLGPGQAPCFGFEQGGLFVEATPQQDISRRTTGFQYELTSRRTGPDLHALLAPCRPCSHTEVLLAVCTSDFVVRGSIQKVTHEPERQESAIHLNVSRLYRQKSRVFRPAPEGEGGGWRGRVSTLLECGVRPGHGEFLFTGHMHFGEAWLGCAPRFKDFQRMYRDAEERGLNPCEMGTE, encoded by the exons ATGCGGGGCGCGACGCGGGCGGCTGGGGGGCGCGCGGGGCAGCTGTGGCCGAGGCCCCCCGCCCCGGGCCCTGgaccgccgccgctgctgctgctgctggccgtGCTACTGGGCGGCGCGGGCGCGCAGTACTCGAGCGACCTGTGCAGCTGGAAGGGGAG CGGGCTGACACACGAGGCCCACAGGAAGGAGGTGGAGCAAGTTTACCTGCGCTGCTCGGCGGGCACCGTCGAGTGGATGTACCCGACCGGGGCGCTCATCGTGAACCTACGGCCCAACACCTTCTCGCCCTCCCGGAACCTGACTCTGTGCATCAAGCCCCTTAGGGGCTCCTCGGGAGCcaatatttatttggaaaagacTGGAGAACTGAAACTGCTGGTGAGGGACGGGGACCTCGGGCCCGGCCAGGCGCCGTGCTTCGGCTTCGAGCAGGGGGGCCTGTTTGTGGAGGCGACGCCACAGCAAGACATCAGCAGGAGGACCACGGGCTTCCAGTACGAGCTGACCAGCAGGCGCACGGGGCCGGACCTGCACGCCCTGTTGG CCCCGTGCCGCCCTTGCAGCCACACAGAGGTTCTCTTGGCCGTCTGCACCAGCGACTTTG ttgTCCGAGGCTCCATCCAGAAAGTCACCCACGAGCCGGAGCGGCAGGAGTCGGCCATCCACCTGAACGTGAGCCGGCTCTACCGGCAGAAGAGCAGGGTGTTCCGGCCGGCCCCTGAGGGCGAGGGTGGCGGCTGGCGGGGGCGCGTCTCCACGCTACTGGAGTGCGGCGTCCGGCCTGGGCACGGCGAGTTTCTCTTCACCGGCCACATGCACTTTGGGGAGGCCTGGCTTGGCTGCGCCCCACGCTTCAAGGATTTCCAAAGGATGTACAGGGACGCTGAGGAGAGGGGGCTGAACCCCTGCGAGATGGGCACGGAGTGA